In Streptomyces chartreusis, the following proteins share a genomic window:
- a CDS encoding sensor histidine kinase, translating to MSAFQWRRPGLDMLIAAAAAAAGVASIVLGPTSDLPWATWVLVEASALTLGLARTLPVVALAVNVVLIVVTDVVVPGTSHVAPLVAALTLGVVAYRCGTVTTVVSWAATFAAVLVSVGRDAGALLAGADGALRILSAAMAIAAPVAFGRYLAALRQAAAVAEARAREAEERRLVETRAARMTERAHLAGDLHDLVAHHVSAIALTAGSAQYAATHAPDQEERLDAALAGITSIHESARQALVDLRGLLQILRDPSAPDLLMDPEQMITDAVERSRAAGLDIDLNHDERVTRAPLALRITAARVMQEALTNALKHAGPGSSVAASVAVSDDRLLIDVTNTVRPEPTPDLPPSGHGLTGMRERVEVLGGTLAAGPTGNGWQLSAALPLAVRP from the coding sequence GTGAGCGCATTCCAATGGCGCCGCCCCGGGCTCGACATGCTGATCGCCGCCGCGGCGGCAGCGGCCGGCGTGGCCAGCATCGTTCTGGGACCGACCTCGGACCTGCCGTGGGCGACGTGGGTGCTGGTCGAGGCTTCGGCGCTGACGCTCGGTCTCGCCCGGACCCTGCCGGTCGTCGCGCTCGCCGTGAACGTGGTCCTGATCGTCGTGACGGACGTGGTCGTGCCCGGCACCAGCCATGTGGCACCGCTGGTCGCCGCACTGACCCTCGGCGTCGTGGCGTACCGCTGCGGCACGGTCACCACCGTCGTGTCCTGGGCGGCCACCTTCGCCGCCGTACTCGTCAGCGTGGGCCGCGACGCCGGCGCGCTCCTCGCCGGGGCGGACGGTGCGCTGCGCATCCTGTCCGCCGCGATGGCCATCGCCGCACCGGTCGCCTTCGGCCGCTACCTCGCCGCGCTGCGCCAGGCCGCCGCCGTCGCCGAGGCACGTGCCAGGGAAGCGGAGGAACGCCGCCTCGTCGAGACACGCGCCGCACGCATGACGGAACGGGCCCACCTCGCCGGAGACCTGCACGACCTGGTGGCCCACCACGTGTCCGCCATCGCGCTCACGGCCGGTTCGGCCCAGTACGCCGCCACCCACGCCCCCGACCAGGAAGAACGGCTCGACGCGGCCCTCGCGGGGATCACCTCCATCCACGAGAGTGCCCGCCAGGCACTCGTCGACCTGCGCGGCCTGCTTCAGATCCTGCGCGACCCCAGCGCCCCCGACCTCCTCATGGATCCGGAGCAGATGATCACCGACGCAGTCGAACGCAGCCGGGCGGCCGGGCTCGACATCGACCTCAACCACGACGAACGCGTGACCCGGGCGCCCCTCGCCCTGCGCATCACCGCCGCCCGCGTCATGCAGGAGGCGCTCACCAACGCCCTGAAGCACGCCGGACCCGGTTCGAGCGTGGCGGCGTCCGTGGCCGTGTCGGACGACCGTCTGCTCATCGACGTCACCAACACCGTCCGACCCGAACCCACCCCCGACCTGCCGCCCTCGGGCCACGGCCTGACCGGGATGCGCGAACGCGTCGAGGTACTCGGCGGGACGCTCGCGGCCGGCCCCACCGGCAATGGCTGGCAGCTGTCGGCGGCCCTGCCCCTGGCGGTGCGGCCGTGA
- a CDS encoding response regulator: MIRVLVADDQALVRAGVTLLLRTAGEDVVGEAADGQEAVRLAERLRPDVILMDLRMPRLDGIEATRRILASVPGTHVLMLTTFDDDAEVYGALRAGAVGYLLKDGAPDDMIDAVRRAARGEPLLAPTVLSRVLAHALQAHLDGVEGTEADLGPARGASLTQREREVLALVGAGHSNAEIAGALHLGVTTVKSHVGAITQKLHLRNRIQAAVVAHQLGLVDDDFRPLSPHG, from the coding sequence GTGATCCGCGTCCTGGTCGCCGACGACCAGGCGCTCGTGCGGGCCGGCGTCACGCTGCTGCTGCGCACCGCCGGCGAGGACGTGGTCGGCGAGGCCGCCGACGGACAGGAGGCCGTGCGGCTCGCCGAACGACTGCGCCCCGACGTGATCCTCATGGACCTGCGGATGCCACGCCTGGACGGCATCGAGGCGACCCGCCGGATCCTCGCCTCCGTGCCGGGCACGCATGTGCTGATGCTGACCACGTTCGACGACGACGCCGAGGTCTACGGTGCGCTGCGCGCCGGCGCCGTGGGGTACCTGCTCAAGGACGGCGCCCCGGACGACATGATCGACGCGGTGCGCAGGGCGGCCCGCGGCGAGCCCCTGCTCGCCCCCACGGTCCTCTCCCGCGTCCTAGCCCATGCACTCCAGGCCCACCTCGACGGCGTGGAGGGCACCGAGGCCGACCTCGGTCCAGCCCGAGGGGCTTCCCTGACTCAGCGCGAGCGCGAGGTACTGGCCCTGGTGGGCGCCGGACACTCGAACGCGGAGATCGCAGGGGCCCTGCACCTGGGCGTGACCACGGTGAAGTCCCACGTCGGCGCCATCACCCAGAAGCTGCACCTGCGCAACCGGATCCAGGCGGCGGTGGTGGCACATCAACTCGGCCTGGTCGACGACGACTTCCGACCGCTCAGCCCGCACGGTTGA
- a CDS encoding Dyp-type peroxidase, producing MLESQPVVVPPARAAVFLVATVDPGGEDTVRDLLEDFSGLRRSVAFRAPADELTCVVGIGSAAWDRLFDGPRPHGLHPFAALAGERHHAPATPGDLLFHVRAHHMDLCFELARLIAERLLGAATIVDEVYAFKYFDERDLLGYVDGSENPEGASAADAVFVGDEDPGFRGGSYVIVQKYLHDLTAWNALPVEEQDRVIGRTKLANVELPDDTKPADSHVALNTVTDENGDERKIVRENMPFGTVGEQEFGTYFIGYARTPDVTEQMLRHMFLGNGPATHDRILDYSTAVTGCLFHVPTVTFLDDLPPAPGAKDAATGSR from the coding sequence GTGCTTGAGTCGCAGCCCGTGGTCGTGCCGCCGGCCCGAGCTGCCGTGTTCCTCGTGGCCACCGTCGACCCGGGCGGCGAGGACACGGTCAGAGACCTGCTGGAGGACTTCTCGGGCTTGCGCCGCTCGGTGGCCTTCCGGGCCCCCGCCGACGAGCTCACCTGCGTCGTCGGCATCGGGTCGGCAGCGTGGGACCGGCTCTTCGACGGGCCCAGACCGCACGGCCTGCATCCCTTCGCGGCACTGGCCGGCGAACGCCACCACGCTCCGGCCACGCCGGGCGACCTGCTGTTCCATGTGCGGGCCCACCACATGGACCTCTGCTTCGAACTGGCGCGGCTGATCGCGGAGCGGCTGCTCGGCGCCGCCACGATCGTGGACGAGGTGTACGCGTTCAAGTACTTCGACGAGCGGGACCTGCTCGGCTACGTGGACGGCAGCGAGAATCCGGAGGGCGCGTCCGCCGCCGACGCGGTGTTCGTCGGCGACGAGGACCCCGGCTTCAGGGGCGGCAGCTATGTGATCGTGCAGAAGTACCTGCACGACCTCACGGCCTGGAACGCCCTGCCCGTCGAGGAGCAGGACCGGGTCATCGGCCGCACCAAGCTGGCCAACGTCGAACTGCCCGACGACACCAAGCCCGCCGACTCCCACGTCGCCCTCAACACCGTCACCGACGAGAACGGCGACGAGCGCAAGATCGTCCGCGAGAACATGCCGTTCGGCACCGTCGGGGAGCAGGAGTTCGGCACGTACTTCATCGGCTACGCCCGGACCCCCGACGTGACCGAGCAGATGCTCAGGCACATGTTCCTCGGCAACGGCCCGGCCACCCACGACCGGATCCTCGACTACTCCACCGCCGTCACCGGCTGCCTCTTCCACGTGCCGACCGTCACCTTCCTCGACGACCTGCCGCCCGCCCCCGGCGCGAAGGATGCGGCGACCGGTTCGCGGTAG
- a CDS encoding ATP-dependent Clp protease ATP-binding subunit yields the protein MSMSSFGFGSPDPFSDMLNRFFGMSPASSPPAVQRVPIGRLLTESSQELLNLAAGRAMEDGTSDLDTEHLLWAATQVEPARSLLARAEVNPDVLGAEIAKILPHESVEPSSEPGLTPAAKRTLAAAYARSQTAGVSYIGPEHILGALISDADSGAARLLQAEGQDVGRLAGVTERAARTEGQPADRNQQPATTLDEFGRDLTDEAKAGKLDPVVGRAEEIEETVEILSRRSKNNPVLIGEPGVGKTAIVEGLAQRIVAGEVPDTLKDKRVVALDLSGMVAGAQYRGQFEERLKKVIEDVQAASGDIILFIDELHTVVGAGATGEGSMDAGNMLKPALARGELHVVGATTIDEYRKYVEKDAALERRFQPVMIPEPTVEETVQILEGLRDAYEAHHQVRFADGALAAAAELSDRYISDRFLPDKAIDVMDQAGARVRLRSAGRSTEVVSREDRIAKLRREQDQAVAAEDFEKAARMKSEIAQAEGELAGIEERREGVVSVTDADIADVVSRRTGIPVSQLTATEKEKLLGLEERMHSRIVGQDEAVSAVSRAVRRNRAGMGDPNRPVGSFLFLGPTGVGKTELAKTLAEELFGEEDRMIRFDMSEFQEKHTVARLVGAPPGYVGYDEAGQLTEKVRRRPYSVVLFDEVEKAHPDVFNTLLQILDDGRLTDGQGRTIDFRHCVVIMTSNIGAHRILAHKGDVSELKDELMEELRARFLPEFLNRIDDIIIFHGLTEKDLGQIVDHLLDRSERRVEAQGMHLEVTEAAKKLLIAHGHQPEFGARPLRRTIQAELDNRVADILLGGEAEPGDTIVADVTEDSLHCTVHKDAAAEDKDGNEES from the coding sequence ATGTCGATGTCGTCGTTCGGTTTCGGCTCACCGGATCCCTTCAGCGATATGTTGAACCGCTTCTTCGGCATGTCACCCGCGTCATCGCCGCCGGCGGTCCAACGGGTCCCGATCGGACGGCTGTTGACCGAGTCCTCGCAGGAACTCCTCAACCTCGCCGCGGGGCGCGCCATGGAGGACGGTACGTCCGACCTCGACACCGAGCATCTGCTGTGGGCCGCCACGCAGGTCGAACCGGCACGCTCCCTGCTCGCCCGCGCCGAGGTGAACCCAGATGTGCTGGGCGCGGAGATCGCCAAGATCCTTCCCCACGAGTCGGTCGAACCGTCCTCGGAGCCGGGGCTGACCCCGGCGGCCAAGCGCACTCTCGCCGCCGCCTACGCCCGCTCTCAGACGGCCGGGGTGTCCTACATCGGCCCCGAACACATACTCGGCGCGCTGATCTCGGACGCGGACTCCGGCGCTGCCCGGCTGCTCCAGGCCGAGGGCCAGGACGTCGGACGGCTGGCGGGCGTCACGGAACGGGCGGCCCGCACAGAGGGGCAGCCCGCCGACCGCAACCAGCAGCCGGCGACGACACTGGACGAGTTCGGCCGCGACCTCACCGACGAGGCGAAGGCCGGCAAGCTCGACCCGGTGGTCGGCAGGGCCGAGGAGATCGAGGAGACCGTTGAGATCCTCTCCCGGCGCTCCAAGAACAACCCCGTGCTGATCGGCGAGCCCGGAGTGGGCAAGACCGCGATCGTCGAGGGCCTCGCCCAGCGCATCGTCGCAGGTGAGGTACCCGACACCCTCAAGGACAAGAGGGTCGTCGCCCTCGATCTGTCCGGCATGGTCGCGGGCGCGCAGTACCGGGGACAGTTCGAGGAACGGCTGAAGAAGGTCATCGAGGACGTCCAGGCGGCGAGCGGCGACATCATCCTGTTCATCGACGAGCTGCACACGGTCGTGGGCGCGGGCGCCACCGGAGAGGGCTCGATGGACGCGGGGAACATGCTCAAGCCCGCGCTGGCCCGCGGCGAACTCCATGTGGTCGGCGCGACGACCATCGACGAGTACCGCAAGTACGTGGAGAAGGACGCCGCGCTTGAACGACGCTTCCAGCCGGTGATGATCCCCGAACCGACCGTCGAGGAGACCGTGCAGATCCTCGAAGGGCTGCGCGACGCCTACGAGGCGCACCACCAGGTCCGTTTCGCCGACGGCGCCCTCGCCGCCGCGGCCGAGCTGTCGGACCGCTACATCAGCGACCGGTTCCTGCCCGACAAGGCCATCGACGTGATGGACCAGGCGGGCGCCCGGGTACGGCTGCGCAGCGCCGGCCGGTCCACCGAGGTCGTCAGCCGCGAGGACCGTATCGCCAAGCTGCGCCGCGAGCAGGACCAGGCCGTCGCCGCCGAGGACTTCGAGAAGGCGGCCCGGATGAAGAGCGAGATAGCCCAGGCGGAGGGCGAACTCGCGGGCATCGAGGAACGCCGCGAAGGGGTCGTGTCCGTCACGGACGCCGACATCGCCGACGTCGTCTCGCGCCGTACGGGCATCCCCGTCTCCCAGCTCACCGCCACCGAGAAGGAGAAGCTCCTCGGCCTCGAGGAGCGGATGCACTCCCGCATCGTCGGGCAGGACGAGGCGGTCAGCGCCGTCTCCCGGGCCGTGCGGCGCAACCGGGCCGGCATGGGCGACCCGAACCGTCCCGTGGGCTCCTTCCTCTTCCTCGGTCCCACCGGAGTCGGCAAGACCGAGCTGGCCAAGACCCTCGCCGAGGAACTGTTCGGCGAGGAGGACCGCATGATCCGCTTCGACATGAGCGAGTTCCAGGAGAAGCACACCGTCGCCCGGCTGGTCGGTGCCCCTCCCGGGTATGTCGGCTACGACGAGGCCGGCCAGCTCACCGAGAAGGTGCGGCGCCGGCCGTACAGCGTGGTCCTGTTCGACGAGGTGGAGAAGGCGCACCCCGACGTCTTCAACACGCTGCTCCAGATCCTCGACGACGGGCGCCTCACCGACGGGCAGGGACGCACCATCGACTTCCGGCACTGCGTCGTCATCATGACGTCCAACATCGGGGCCCACCGGATCCTCGCCCACAAGGGCGATGTGTCCGAGCTCAAGGACGAGTTGATGGAGGAACTGCGGGCGCGATTCCTGCCGGAGTTCCTCAACCGCATCGACGACATCATCATCTTCCACGGTCTCACCGAGAAGGACCTGGGGCAGATCGTGGACCATCTGCTGGACCGCAGCGAACGACGGGTCGAGGCCCAGGGGATGCACCTCGAAGTGACCGAGGCGGCGAAGAAGCTGCTGATCGCCCACGGCCATCAACCGGAGTTCGGCGCCCGCCCGTTGCGCCGCACCATCCAGGCCGAGCTGGACAACCGTGTCGCGGACATCCTCCTCGGGGGAGAGGCCGAGCCCGGGGACACCATCGTCGCCGACGTCACGGAAGACTCCCTCCACTGCACCGTCCACAAGGACGCGGCGGCGGAGGACAAGGACGGCAACGAGGAGAGCTGA